The DNA sequence CACACCGATGGATGTCAGTGATAAAGGGGATTCGAGCCTTTTTTCAAACGGGTTGGCTTTTATGACAATAGAATCCAGTACCTGAGTGGTTTGCTTTAATGCAATATCCAGCCGGACCGGTTTGGCATTGCTCACCTGTACCTCAAATATGGTCTGCGTTTCATATCCCAAATACGAAACTTCTATATTAAACAAACCTGCGGTAAGGTCTTCAATCTTATAGTTGCCATCCGCATCCGTAGAAGCGCCAAAATCCGTTCCTTTGACAATGATATTCGCACCGATAATCGCTTCGTTGTTGATTTCATCATAAATTCGTCCCTGAATGATACCTTTCTGGGCTTTCAGCAAGAGTGGAGAAAGCAGTAGCAGTATTAGTAAATTTCTCATATTTGGTGTGTATTTATAACCACTAAAAACCATTAATGAGCGAAATTGTTTAAAACTGCTTAAAGAATTGTCAGAAAATATTCAACCAAATTGGTAACTTGAAGTATGGAATATCTTGTTACTGCAACTGGATGGATGGCCTATTTTGCACTGCATAGCATTTTGGCATCCAGGAAAACCAAGGAATGGGTGAAAGGTACATCTTCTGTCATCCACGAGAACTACAGAATCCTGTATAATATCATCTCGATTATTGGGTTAGTCTTACTGATGCTGCTCACCTTTCAGAATCCTGTTTTGCTCTTTAAGGCACCTTATATATCTTCTTTCATTGGGTTTTCGTTTGCCGGCATCGGTACATTCGTTCTCCTTGTTGCCTTAATGACATTCGACCTAAAAGAATTCATCGGCATCGCTCCCCGAAAGGACGTTCCAGCAGAGAACGGCAAACTGATCATTACAGGAATTTATCAGTATGTGAGACATCCATTATATACCGGAGTCATACTGCAGGTTTTAGGCGCATATGTATTATTCCCTTACATCAAAGTTCTGATTGCAAGTGTTATTCTAATAGTTTACATTTTGATTGGCAGCAAACTGGAAGAAGTAAAACTGATAGATGAATTCGGCGAAGAATACATCAGTTACAAGAAAAAGGTAAAAGGCCTGATTCCCTATATTTTCTAATCCACCCGTTCAATATTGATGTGCGCTTTCTGGGCGATGCGAATCGGAATATTTTCCACCCGGCAGTTCGTTTTTTCCAAGCCAAAATCCACTTCTGTAGGAATACTCAGCCCTTTGATGAAATTATAGGATTTAATCAGGAACTGCTCCACCGGGTTTAACTTATTATCAATCGATACGATTGAATTCAATACTACATACTTGAAGTCTGCCGGATAGCCGTGTTTACGGAGCGAAGCATAGTGGCTCAACAAATCTATCTCCCCTTGTTTTTCCATATCTTCCACAATTTTCGTAAACATGACGTGCACCTTGTGATCCACCTTAAACCCGAATTTCAAACGGATGAAAAAACATTTCTGCGGAATGACGGTCTCCACCGAATATTCCGCACCGTAAGGTTCGCTGGTGATATCCACATGCACAAACCAATAGGTATCGGCGCGTTTGGGCTTTTTGCGGAAGATGGAATAAATTATATTGGAATCGATGTGTTTTTTATCGTTGGCATTGCACATAAACACCAGGTTCGTGGCTTCTTTCGGAATGGAAGTGTCATTCTGCAAATCCTGCAAATCGTCCAGGTAATCCTTGATTTCAACGAATTCGATATGTTTGTTACGCAATTTCTTACCCAGATAAAATAAGTACATGGTCACAAAGATAAATATGGCGATTATCAGGGCAAACCAACCACCGTGTGCAAACTTACTTAAGTTAGCAGATAAAAAAGTGAACTCTATCCATAAGAAAAAGAAAAGGAATGCATAAACAAACAACTTTGGTTTTCTTTTTACCGTGAAATAATAGGTTAACAGACTGGTCGTCATCAGCATATCAATGGTAATGGCTAATCCGTATGCTGCCTCCATTTTACTGGATTCTTTAAAGAGTAACACCACGACTGTACAACCAAAAAACAAGAACCAGTTGATGAACGGAATATATATCTGTCCCTGGGAGATGGAAGGATAAATAATTTTTTGATTCGGCCATAATTTCAGTTTCATTGCTTCATTTACCAGTGTAAAGCAACCGCTGATCAATGCCTGGGAAGCAATTACAGTAGCTAATGTTGCAATTCCAATTCCAATATATAAAAACCATTTAGGCATTAAGGAATAAAAGGGAGAAACCACATGCCAATCCAACTGTTTATTTGACATTATAAAGGCTGCCTGTCCGAAATAACTGAACAACAGACAGATTTTTACAAAACCCCAGCTGAAGCGGATATTTTGCTTGCCGCAATGCCCTAAATCGGAATACAACGCCTCTCCTCCTGTAGTACATAAAAATACCGCACCTAAAAA is a window from the Sphingobacteriales bacterium genome containing:
- a CDS encoding isoprenylcysteine carboxylmethyltransferase family protein, with product MEYLVTATGWMAYFALHSILASRKTKEWVKGTSSVIHENYRILYNIISIIGLVLLMLLTFQNPVLLFKAPYISSFIGFSFAGIGTFVLLVALMTFDLKEFIGIAPRKDVPAENGKLIITGIYQYVRHPLYTGVILQVLGAYVLFPYIKVLIASVILIVYILIGSKLEEVKLIDEFGEEYISYKKKVKGLIPYIF
- a CDS encoding KUP/HAK/KT family potassium transporter — protein: MADKIDHGLNKLTAAGALISLGIIFGDIGTSPIYVLRAIMTMAMEGKHAITDELVLGGLSCVFWTLTFVTTVKYVILALNADNNGEGGIFSLYALVRRYKAKWTIIPALIGCATLMADGFITPPISISSAIEGLTIIYPDLQTVPIVLTILFFLFVVQQFGTNRVGVVFGPVMFIWFTMIGTLGLHQVIQNTVVFKALNPYYAFNLVLHYPGGFWFLGAVFLCTTGGEALYSDLGHCGKQNIRFSWGFVKICLLFSYFGQAAFIMSNKQLDWHVVSPFYSLMPKWFLYIGIGIATLATVIASQALISGCFTLVNEAMKLKLWPNQKIIYPSISQGQIYIPFINWFLFFGCTVVVLLFKESSKMEAAYGLAITIDMLMTTSLLTYYFTVKRKPKLFVYAFLFFFLWIEFTFLSANLSKFAHGGWFALIIAIFIFVTMYLFYLGKKLRNKHIEFVEIKDYLDDLQDLQNDTSIPKEATNLVFMCNANDKKHIDSNIIYSIFRKKPKRADTYWFVHVDITSEPYGAEYSVETVIPQKCFFIRLKFGFKVDHKVHVMFTKIVEDMEKQGEIDLLSHYASLRKHGYPADFKYVVLNSIVSIDNKLNPVEQFLIKSYNFIKGLSIPTEVDFGLEKTNCRVENIPIRIAQKAHINIERVD